AGCGGCTTCACGGTGGTCATCTTGTTATCCCACCACCTGAGGCCGGGGTACCAGCGGAAGGGCTGGCTGGCGAGCTCCGGCAGGTTCTTGGTGGGGTCAAGAGGGTCGGTCCCGAGGTAGGCGTTCAGTTTCGATATGTTCTGGGTTCCGTTGGACGTCATCTCGATCACCTGCTCCGGAATCGTGGGGGACGTCGTGCTGCCGGCGCTTATGAAGCGGATATGGCAGACCTGGCAGGCCATGAAGTTCAGGTGAGACCCCGGCACCTTGTCGAGGTGTGCCGCTGCCGGGTTCGGGGCTGAAGCGTCACCACCTTCGATATGGCAGGCTGCGCAGCTCTTGACGGTCTTGTCCAAGTCGTTGCGAACCGCACCGATGGTGATGTTACCTTTGCCAATCTGGTGGGGGTTACCCATCGCAAGGCCCAGCGCGTCGGTGGTCCCGGTGTTGGGAGTGACATGGCAGCGGGTGCAGGTCAGCGCATTGTGGACGTCGGTTGTAGCAGTCGTGGTGCGACCGGACTTCTTGCCGTCCGGCGAGGTGTGGCAGCCGCGGCAGTTGTTGTTGCCGGCTGCGCCGATGATGCCAGTCGGGATCACGTAATTTCCGCTGTCGGTAACCAGGGTGCCGGCAGTGGTGCCGAGCACGTAGTTTATCGATATGGCCGTTGCCATCGGTGGTGTTCCATCAGGCACGTTGGTGGCGTAGGTTACCTGCCCCCATCCCGCGCCGAGGGTCGCTGCCGATTCGAAGTTGGCAACCCCGGCAACCGAGATGCCTCGTGCGGTGGCGGCCCGTTTGTGCCAGCTCGCCCCCATGTCGTTGTTGTTAAAGGTCACATAGTTTTTGGTGGCATCGAAAACGGTCTTGGTGGTGGTGTCGTACTTGTTCATGTGGCACATCAGGCAGTCCGGTTCCATGACGCCGGTCTTGCTCCAGTTTGCCGTTCCAGGCACGCCGGTGGTCGGGTTGATGAAGCCGTAGTCGCCGTCCAGTTTGGCGCCCGGATCGGTCAGCGCTGCAACGCCGCTGAGATATCCGAAGAGGTTCGTACTTTTGTTGAAGTAGAGATTGCCGTTGCGGTCGTACTGGGTGGCCGCTCCGCCGGGGTGGCATGCGCCGCAATTGGCGGTAAAGAAGTAAGAAGTCTTGTCCATCTGGGTGCTGCTGGTATTGCTCTTACGAGCCAACTGGCTCGAGTCCGAAGACGGCGGTCACCATTTGCCATACATGCCGTCAGAAAGAAGCCAAGGCTTCGCGGCATTGTAGTTGTCCGAGACCCTGATGTCAGTGTTGGAGAAGCCTTTCCCTTGCTGGAAATGGTACCCTTGCGTGATCAGGTTGGTGTCGTGACAGGTACCACAGGTTTTTTCCGGACTGTACGGCGTGGTGCTGCCGACGGGAATCGGGTTCCCGGTTCGGTCCTTCAGGGTTACCGCCCCTGCCGAATCGGTCTTGTGATAGGTCGACGCTTTTGCCAGGTCCGCTCCTGCGGCCGCGACAAAGGCGAAGGCACCTAACGACAGAGCCGTCAGCATCGTCTTCTGCGAAGTCTTCATCTGTGCTTCCTCCTTTTGAGTTTTACCTGCAATCCAGCAGCCCGGTGGGCACTGGTAACGGTGCGTGCCTACGGTGTTCGACGGTGGTCTCGGCGACCACACCCCGGTATGAATTTTGCTCATGACAGCATTATTTGCATTCAGATTTCGATAGTCGGTGCTAATATTTCATTTAGGGTGCCAAATCCTTTACCCCCCGCTCTTGGCAGTGCTGTTAACACTACTTTTTTGACGACCGGCGGATTGGCGGAACCCTCGGCGCGAAAACGCCTGAAACGCCACTTTCATAATCGAATACCTTCATCAGCCTATTAAAGTTGTTCATGACCGCGGCAGAATTCGAGATTTCTTTTCTTTTTGCAGACGTTATGGCAGATTAATTTTAGGAAAATCGAGAGGAGAGAGTGCAACTATGGACATCGAGTATCTAAGGACAATCATCGCCGTGTTACGGGAGAAGAGCTTTTCGAAAGCAGCAGTCTCCCTTAACGTCACCCAATCGGCGGTTTCCCATCGGGTCAGGTTCCTGGAAGACAGTTTTGGTTGCCGCCTGATCGACCGCTCGGGGGCGGAGTTGATCCCGACAGATATGGGGTTGCGCTTTTTGAAAAAAGCAGAGCGGATCGTTCAGCTTGAAGAAGATCTGATCCAGGATGTTGCCCATCCGGGAGCGGATCTAAAGCTGTCAATTGGCTCGACTGTGGCATTTGCTGTGAGCCACATGTCGAAAATCATGAACACCTTTCTGCTGTCCAATTCGGATGGGGCAAATTTCAAAATCCTCGTTCAGCATCCGAAAGCGTTGCTTGATGGTTTGAAAGGGGGCTTATTCGATATCACGGTCATCGAGCATAATGGCAACCTTGACTTTCGCGGGTTGAAAACCTTTGAACTTCCTGATGACGAGATGATTTTCATCATTAACGCGAAGCCCGACCTTGCACGGTATAACTCCCCTCTATCCTGGCTGCTGGACAATCGGATCATCACGCGTGTCGAAGGGTGTAGCTGCCGCGACATGCTTTCGGAAAACCTGCGGAAATGCTCGCTGCAATTAAATGATTTCAGGGGGGTCATTGTCTGCGATGATTTGAAGTTTATGATCGAATCGGTGCTGGCAGGCCAGGGCGTCGCCTTTGTTTCTAAAGCACTGGTTAAGGCGCATCTGGAAAAGGGGCTCCTGCATGAGTACTGCATAGAGGGATTCAACCATCTTCGAAAAATGACGGTTGCTATCAAGCAGGAGAAGATCAACGATGAGAAAATCAGGTCACTGCTTGGCACCATCGTCGACATGGTGAACGTTACGGCATTATTGCCGCTCCTTTGGCTCCCACTACTACAGGAGTATGAGCACCTGGCTCCCTTCGCTGTGTAAGTTTGCCTCGAGCAACTTTCTGCATCTATGCCCTGTACTGGCACCCCGAGATGGTGCAAGGTCTTGGGAAATCACCCGTCAGCGAGGTACCGCTTATGATCTTGCTGACGGACGTGTAGCGCATTCCTAAGTGGTCCGTGATCTCCTTCAGTTCATAACCATGCTGTAGATGTGCCAACTGGCACCGAGGCGGTTCCAGAAAGGCGACCGCGCTATGCGGGAGGTGGCACCGGGCGCCAGAATGTGCTCTATTGGTTTTTTTGCAACCTTTGTACAGAAGTATAAAGATGAGCGGTGTAGGCCTCTCCATCGTTCGACAAGTGGCATCTCCGATGACAATTTGGGCATAGGGCGACAGCGTTGTTCACTGTATCGGGGCCACCTTCAGCAAGAGTAATAACGTGATGCACTTCGAGATAAGGTAGCCCATCTTTGTTTGCAAACGGGGCAGGTTTGGTGCACGCTTCACAATGACCTCTTGATGCTTGCAAAACCCACGTCTTGACTGAAGGATCGCGGAAATAAGAAAGAGTAGTTATTGTTGATTGCGTTGGCGACTGTTGACCTGGTGGTACTGCGTTCATTTTCCTTTTAAGAAGCCGCTTTACTCTTGTATCCAAGACTTCTTGGTCATTCGTAAGCTCATAATCTTCTTTCTTACATCCTTCAAGTCGGTCCAGTATCGACTGAATCTTCGTTTTTGTTTTGGCCCCGACATTTTGGGCAGGCAAATATCCAGAAATAATTGGCTCGTCAATATCTCTGAGAACAGACGAAATATTTTGCATCCTATATTCGATAGATGCTTTGCTTCTTTTCGAGAGCTTGCCCTCACGGAGGGTTCTGTTGATTTCTGCTTTATTATAGGTACTTCCAGCAACCTCCTGCTCGCGCATCAACAGATATCCTCTTACTGCGGCTTCTAACTCTTCCTCGGACCACTCAATATTTGTAGGCTCCACTTCTTGAAATGTCACTATGTAGCTATTAAAACCTTCCAGCCTCGTTAGTCGCATTTGGGCGGTCGGGAGTCCATCTACAAGTTCATTTTCTTGTATGCAATCATAATGCACTGGAAAGCGAGCGGCGAGTTCATTGATGAAGTCTTTATGCCAGAACAGGCGAGTCCTGCCGGTTTGGCTATTTTCCATGGCAATGAAAGCGTCAAAGCGGCCTCCATTACAGATTAGCTTCACTGGATAGCGTTCGCCCGCTTGGAGTTCATGTTCCAGGAAGAAAGGACGAATTTCGATTGGGATACCTGTCCCTTGTGTGAAAGCCGATTTATCGAGACCCTTGATAGCATCGGAGTCGGATTTAATGGACCAGGAGGATGCTCTTAGGGAGATGATTTTCAATCCGCACGCCTTAACAACTGTGTTCGCCTCTGCTCCCCCTGAGAAAGAATTTTTGGGGTGGCCAGTCGCCATTGCCAAAATTTGTTTAACTGGGTAGATCCGGCCGTTGTACATGATCGCAAACTTATAACTTCTGTTCTCCGTCCACGCAGACCACTCTGCATGGTTCCTCATGTTTTGGTCAAAGTCCTCCATTGCTTTCTGCAGTTGATCGGCAGAGATGTTCATGAGGCCTCCAGAGTTGTTGGTAATAAGCTCTGGCTCACCAGTAAAATTTAATGGCTCGTAAATATCAAACAAAAATTAATTTCTTCTTGGGTGGAGCTGACAAAGCCCGGTAGCAGGCTGCGGTATGGAGGTAGAATGTCATTTGGCTCATTCATGGGGCAACTATAGCTTTAAACTATGGCCTGGCGAATGAGAGGATCCCGTGACGAGCAAAACCCGACCGGGTACCGCCGGTCGGGTTTTGACTGAGTGGTTACAGTGAAAGGATTTTAAAGGGGGCAGCGCCAGGACTCTGACAGATGCGGGGCGCTACGAGTGAGTAAAGTCCGATCTAGGCTGTGACCGGATGCTTACATTGCCCGTGCAGATGAGTTAAAGGACTGTTGTGAACCGAAACGCTAGCTTGAGGCTGGCTACTGGCCAGGTTTTTAAGCACTTTGGCATGTCCTGCAGAGAACTTTCCCACCAAAGCGTTTACCATTCACGCGGCAGAAGAAGGCCACTTTTCTGTCCACTGGTGTTCCGCATTTATCACAGCTTGCAGAGTTGATCTCATCGGTTTCGGCTGCTTCCACTAATTCGATTATTCCTGGTTCCTCTGCTTGAATAGGTATTCGCTGACAGGCCTGACAAAGGGTTTTCCCGCCAAACTTCTTGTTATTCATTCTGCAGAAGTATACGACTTTGCTTTCGACTTCGATTCCGCAAGTCTCACAGCATGCTTTCTTTATACCGTCAGCGGTTTCGGCCGAGGGGGTTTGCTCGTTTGCAGCCGATGTCAAGTTTTGGGCGGACACGCCGAACTTCTTGGCGAAGTTCATTTTGGATGGCCGATGGAGATGAGCCAGGGATGAGGCGAAGGACTGCAGGGTCTCCGAAGAGACTATCTTTGCTGCCGACGCGAATGTATTTATAACTCCCATTGCGTCAACACGCTTCCCTATGGCTTCCACAAGTGCATCGGCTTTTATGACGGGACTGGAGTCGAACTGTGCGGCAGCAGGTCGATCAATCCGGGAAGTCGGTGCAACGAGCACGTAATTGTGAAACGCAGCAGGCATGGCGAGCCCCAGCCTGGTCGGTAGAAGTCCATTTTGAGCTACGACTTTTTCCAGCAGACTGATGTGTCGCTTGTTCTGTTCGATAGGGGATTCGATGCCGACGAAGGACCTTCCATTCCAGGTGAGGAATTCTCCCTCTGTTGTGATTTTAATGCCGTAGTAATAGTTCTTTGACTCCAGGACATACACATCGAGACATCGGTTGATAAGCAGGTGGTCAATCTGGGCCACGAACCCATTGAGTTCCAACCTCAGGTCGTGAATAATCGCCCAGTTCGGGTTATCGCGGTAACGGAAATCGATGTAATAGGTGGAGCTTTCCTCACCGCGAAGACCTGAAGCGATCGACTTGATCTCACGCTCTATAAAAAAACGCTGTTTAGCCGAAATCTCGCAAGTAAGGAGCCGTTGTAGCTCCTGAATGTCGGCTTCCCTATTATCGGATGTTTTGATAATCATTAACGTGTCTCCTGATCATCTAATATAATGTTAAATAATGAGATAATAGTGTCTCTATACTGTCCAATCAGGAAAAATCCTTCTGATGGCGAGCGCATTGTTTGGAACCCCAACTTACAGCCGCCAATCCTTCCTGTGCTCCGACAGATATTCCTGGGCTGGCCAAAGGTCATGGTCCTGCGGCGGGATGATGGCGCGGCCGTTGAGGGTGAGTAGAAATCCTGGGACGTTGGGATCTGCGATGATCTGTCGGGAGGTGAGGACGTTGTAGTCCTTTGACACGCTCATCATCCCTTCGTCAAAGGCCCAGTGGCAGAGCTTGCAAAGTGCCATGCCGTTACGGATGTCGTCGTTTTGGGTTTTGCTCCACGGGACGATGTGGGCGGCGTCGACTGCGGTGTGTTGCTCGGGGGTGATGATGCGTACACCACACAAGGCGCACCTGTGGTCGTAGGCCTTGACTACCATCCTCCTAAAGGCTTGAGCACGGGCGGCGGGACGATAATTTTGTGCCTCAACGAGTGCCTTCACAAGAGGCAGGTGCGACTGTTCCTCAAGGATGCGGCTGTACTCGGATGCTTCCCTGTTGATGACCGACTGCTCGCGCAGTAGCAACTGAGCCATGTCAGAAAAGCATGATTGGAACAGTACCTCTCTCAAGGCTTCCGCGCCGGTTTCGCTCTTCATAAGCAGGAAGAGTTCATCATCCAGTGTCGCCCCTAAGATGTGCTTGCGCAGATAGGTCACGGTCGAGGTGTTGTTGATGACGGCTGGAGTTAGTTGCTTTCCCGGCTTGGGTATTAGGTGCCAGAAGGGCTCACGGTCCAAGCGTGAGAAGGGGAAGGCGATGCTGCTGGTTTGACCGAGGGGGATGATGCGGCGCCAGTAGAGGCAGAACAGTTCGTTAAGTTCCACCAGATCACCGGAGGCGTCGATGAAAGGGGCGGTGATGACGCCACGTTGGATGAGGTCCATCACCGCCAGCAGCAGGAGCGGTTTGTGGGGCGCTCTGCGCTTGGTCGACTCATTCCAGACGGGGCCGGGAGCCCGGTTGAGGGTGGTGAACTGCTTGATGTAGTCGGCTGGCATCACTCTGCTCGACCTCGGAATGTTACTGGACGCAGGTTAGCCGCAATTTAAATTAAAGGATCAGAAGAATCAAGCTTAATGATGGCGAGGTCTAGACGGGAGAGTGTGAGAAGGGATAGGCACCATTCCTTTGAGGTGCATTGTGTCTGTTGAGGTCATACAGATTCTGCAGCAATCGGCAGCCTCCTGTATTGTTGCCTGACTCCAAGTTGCCTCATCGATCCGGATATAGATGGTGCACTGCTTGTCCTTTTCGTAGACGTATTCTTGAACGTTGACTGCTTCGCCGGCCTCGTTTTCATCCGTTTCTGCACCCAACCACCACTTCTCCGCAATTGTCGCTTTTCCTCGCTCGTTTCGACTGCATGTCCCGGATTTCTCAATCCTAAAAGAAATAGTCATGGCATCGACATACTTCACTTCCAGCGACTGCCGTTCCTTTCCATTTGCTAGCGTAAAACGCAAGGGTGAATGGGGAGGATGGGACATGACACGGTGGAGTTCGTGACGTTGCTCGTATTGGGCCGGCTCTTCTACCGCGAGAACGAATGTGGCTGATAGGAACAACGAGACCAACACTGCAATAGGGCTCAACTTCATTTTGGAACCTCGTTGTTAATGTTGACCACTCCAGGCAAGCGTCGCCCCAGCAAGGTCCAACTCTTTTTGGAAAAGGTCGACTCCTTCACGCTGTTACCTTGGGTGCCGCCCAAAAGCCTGAAGTGAGTGGCGGTCTCTTCAATGAGAAAGCCGGCGTGGGCGCCGGAGGTTGAAAAACTTCGGTCGGTTGCCTTTCTGCTACAGATAACGGTGATAGCACCCGGTACAGGTCCTGAAGGTATCCCTTACTCGACCCAGCTTGTCGCAGCGGCAGAGTCCGTACCTTTCACGCCTGCTTGCTTGAGGCACCAGTTGACGAACGAGGAACACCAGGGCGTCTCATCGTCGGTGGCCTTCAGGGTAGTAGTAGCGTGGTAGGAAAGAATCCTCGGGTTGTCCCGGTGGCCGGCAACTTCCTTCTGCCCGATCTCTTTTCGGGCGATACCCATCCATGGGGTGTGCTGCAATGCAGATTGCTGGTTGCCGCTGTTCATGATGTGCTCCCTCCGGATTTAATTCCTCATCCTCCGGAACAACCCCAAGAACGCTGGCTAGTAGAAGCTTGAAAGCCCGACCGGGTGCCGGTCGGGCCGTGGGTGGTCTACTTACAACGAGATGATACTGAAGGGGGCGGACCAGGCACCGGGGCCGGAGCTGCCGATGCAACGGGCTATTACTGAGTACGTCTGGCCGGGCGTGCGGCCGGGGATGCTGACGTTCGTCCCGTGGGCGAACGTCCCAAAGGGACTGTAGTTGGTTGGCACGGTCGGGTCAGCATCGGTGATGTGGAACTCGTAACTTGCTGCGCCGGGTACCGCTTTCGCACTGGCCACCAAAGTGCCACTTGCCGGCCCATGCTTCAATGTCAGTGCTGGTGCAGGCAGCGGGTGTGAATACCGCACCTTGCCGGATTTCGCCTGGGTGACCTCGAACCCGGAGTCCTGCAAGACAGCGGCATCATCATTCGCGGCCAATTCCACGTGCTTCACGATCCTCTTCAGGATCACCATCACTTCATCCCTGACCTTGTCACGGTACGCCATCTTCTGTACGTCCCTGCTTTGTGCATCATCATCGGCTTTTTGCAGCCGATCGATCCCCTCCGCCAACCTCTGCATGTCCTGACCGAACTCTGCGCTCTTCTGCTGGAAGTGGGGACTGTTGTTCACCGACGTCTGTACCTTCCGCGCCCTTTCGAGCAGCTTCCTTGCGTTCGTAGGAAAAGTGGTAATTAACTTGGTCATTGGCCTTTCACCTCCCGTGGCTCATACGCCTTCCGCCAATGTCGCAAATTGTAGCGGGCTAATCTTCTGGTGCCAGCGTGACTTTTGCTGATTTGCATTATTTCCAAACCTCCGTGTTCTTAATTAGCTACAGCGGAGTCTCGAGGTCATCTTGTCGCGATAGAAAGTCTGCGGACGGGAAAAAGAAGTCTATTTTTCTCAGGGAGATGTTTCTTTTTGAATTCCCCAACACCTTGATGCTAAACAGGAAAAGACGTGCGCACCAAAAACATGTCTTGCAGCGAGGAAAAGACATCACATTTTCGGGTGATGCAGTCTGTGGGAGCCGGGTTTGGCAACGAAAAAGTCGAGGGTGATTCATTGGAGGACGGGAGGCGATACAACCGGGACGGGCAAAAAGAAGGCCGGCGTTCGTTGGAACGCCGGCCTTTCGTTTCGCGGGTTCCGCTTCTGGCGGCGCAGGGAATCTTACTGTAACACCGTTGGCGACGCTGCCGGTGAAGGAGGTGCTGGTGAGGCCGGTCCTCACGGGAGTGGTTCCTTCCTTGCCTGCGGGGGGGGGGCGCGGTTCGGCATCCTCGCGTGGAACTTTAACCGGTCTGCAGAGAAAATTAGCGTGACAAGCGAACTTAGCGGAATCCTTGCCCGCTTTGTGGAGGCAACGACGGCGGCCGGCGCTGTCACAATTTTTGCATTTGTGCAAAAAAAGCTGCCAAATGGCGCTATGTCGTGCAAATGGTCGGAGTACCGTCGTTTTAGCCGCCGGCTGTCGCGGAGAGCCGGATTTCCTTTGCAAATCTGCAAAAGTACGCCGAACACGGGCACGGGATACTGGCTTCGTAACTCCTTGAATATCGAACGTTCTTTTGATTGCGCGATGTCGCGCGGTGGCGGTACGGTTATTGCGTATACGGAATCAATAGCGACGTGATATCGCAACGCAAATCAGGAGGGTAAAAATGAGTAATGTGAAACTGGGGAATCCTGCGGTAGTCGGTCTTGCTGGCTTCGGTATGACGACATTCGTGCTGCAATGCCACAACCTGGGCTGGTGCGGTATCGCCCCCGTGCTCTGGCTCGGTCTCTGCTTTGGCGGGACGGCACAAATGATCGCCGGCCTGATGGAATTCAAGACCGGTAACAACTTCGGCTTCTGCGCCTTCACTGGCTACGGTGCCTTCTGGATCTCGCTCTGCCTCATGATCATCTTCGGCAAGAACGCGGACCTGGTGAAAGCCTACCCGACGCTCGCATTCAACGCCAATGACCTCGGCTTCTACCTGGTGGCCTGGACCGTATTCACCTTCATCCTCTTCATCGCCTCCATGAAGCACCACGCGACGCTGGCCTTCATCTTCCTCACCCTGCTGCTGGGCTTCATCGGGCTGGACGTGAAAGAGTTCACCGGCAGCGCGCTCGCCGGCACCTTCGCCGCTTACGACCTGCTGGTCTGTGCTTTCTCCGCGCTCTACCTGATGACCGTTGCGGTCTACGCCGAGTCCGGCATCAACCTGCCGGTGGGCGAGCCGTGGCTGAAAGAAAGCTCGGCTGCTGAAGGGGTGCTTGCGGCTGAGAAGGTTAAGGCTTAAGAGTTACTGCAAAGACATATTAGGGAAAGGGCCATGGCATTGCCGTGGCCCTTTTTTTTATGAGGCAAAATCCCCCCTGTCCCCCCTGTCCCCCCTTCGCAAAAGGGGGGACGCTTGGTCACGGGCAGCGCTTCGTGGGCAACACGTTCCACTTTTCGGAATGTGTGAGGATACAGATGGGGACGCGGGGAGATTGGGGCGCCGCTACGGGGCTACCTCTACCAGAGGTAGATCGATTTGTTGTCGAAGCGGTCTTTGTGGAAGTAGAGGAATACGTTGAGCAGGAGGAACAACAGGAAGACGCAGAAGGCGTTGATGCGGTAGCCGTAGTCGGGGACGAGGGTGCCGGAGGCGGTGAGGACATGTTGGACGGGGAGCATGACGAGGTTGGCCATGCCGCTGGCGCTGGCAACGAAGTTGTAGGCGATCAGCAGCCAGAGGGTGAGCCACTGCCGCTTGAGGATCCCGACGATAAGGTACAGCAAGACGATGCTGTTGGTGAAGATCAGGTGTTCGGCCTGGTCCCCCTTGTACAGCCGCCCCATGAAGGGGAAGTCTCCCCCCAGGTCGGAAAGGGTGACCAGCATGGCGAGGAGATACACGCCGGTCAGCGGGGCCAGCACGAAGTTTCTCTTCTTGTCATCGTCAGGTGTCACGACCCGGTCCGTTTCTTTCAAGGGATTCCTCGTTTGCCAGCGTTTTCTGGAGCGAGGCTATATTACAGGCGGGGGCTTCAATTGACAATTGATAATTGACATCTGGCAATGCAAAGACAAAGGCTTTAAGGTAAAGTCGCGCAGCGCGGAGACCCCAAGAAGCTTTAGAACCTTAATTTTCACGCAAAGACGCAAAGGCGCCGGGAGAGACTAAACCAATTGGGTTGCTCCACCCAATAATCTTTGCGCCTTGGCGGCTTTGCGTGAGGTAAAAGGTTTTGGGGTTGCAAAAATCGTCCGGAGCGGGTACGGATGCTGTCATGGGAAAGCTCTCCGACAACATCCGCAAGCTGTACCTCTTCTCCTTCCTGCAGATGATGCTGTTCCCCATGGCGATCATCACGCTCTTCTGGAAGGACCACGCCGGGCTGTCGCTCACCCAGATCCTGCTCATACAGAGCATCTTCTCGGTGGCAACCCTCGCGCTCGACTACCCGGCGGGGTACGTGAGCGACCGGCTCGGGTATCGCTGCGCCCTCAACACCGCATCCCTCCTCGGCATCATCGGCTGGGGCATCTACATCTGGGCCGACTCGTTCGCTTCGGTGCTGCTGGCAGAGATCACCCTTGGGATGTCGCTTTCCTTCATCAGCGGCTCGGACAGTGCACTTCTCTTCGAGACCCTGCGGGCACAGGGGGAGGAGCAATCGTACGCGCGCCACCAGGGGCGCATGCACGGTTTTGCCCAGGCGGGCGAGGCAACCGGTGCGGTCCTGGCCGGCGTCATTTACGCTTTTCAGCCGAGACTTCCCTTCATCCTCCAGATCGCGGTCTGGGGTGCCGGCCTCCTGGTCACCAGGCAGTTGGTGGAGACCCCCAAGGCCCATGCGCCGCTTCGCTCCCACCTGGCGGAGGCGCTCGCCACCGCGCGCTACGCTTTTGCAGAAAACCGGCACCTGCGCTACACCATCCTGCTCAATACGGTGCTCGGGGTGGCGTCGTTCTACCCGGTCTGGCTGATCCAGCCCTACATGCAGCACGCGGGCGTGCCGGTGGCGTGGTTCGGGCCGGTCTGGGCCGGCGCCAACCTCACCGTCGCCCTGTGCGCCCTCGCCAGTCATCGCATGCATGCACGCCTGGGGGACCGGGGCATGGTCCTGCTCTTTTTGCTGCTGGTGGTGGTTGGCTACCTGGGGCTCGGGCTCGCCGGCGGGATCTGGGGCTTTTTGTTCTACTACCTCCTGACCTGCATGCGCGGGCTGCGTGGGCCCATGATGCTCGCCCATACCCAGCGGGAATCTGCCAGCGCCAACCGCGCCGCCACACTGTCGCTGCAGTCGGTGTCGTTCCGGCTCCTGTTCGTGGTCACGGGGCCGCTGGTGGGGAGGCTTGCGGACCAGGGAGGGGTGGGGCAGAG
This window of the Geomonas agri genome carries:
- a CDS encoding TIGR02594 family protein; this encodes MNSGNQQSALQHTPWMGIARKEIGQKEVAGHRDNPRILSYHATTTLKATDDETPWCSSFVNWCLKQAGVKGTDSAAATSWVE
- a CDS encoding MFS transporter, which gives rise to MGKLSDNIRKLYLFSFLQMMLFPMAIITLFWKDHAGLSLTQILLIQSIFSVATLALDYPAGYVSDRLGYRCALNTASLLGIIGWGIYIWADSFASVLLAEITLGMSLSFISGSDSALLFETLRAQGEEQSYARHQGRMHGFAQAGEATGAVLAGVIYAFQPRLPFILQIAVWGAGLLVTRQLVETPKAHAPLRSHLAEALATARYAFAENRHLRYTILLNTVLGVASFYPVWLIQPYMQHAGVPVAWFGPVWAGANLTVALCALASHRMHARLGDRGMVLLFLLLVVVGYLGLGLAGGIWGFLFYYLLTCMRGLRGPMMLAHTQRESASANRAATLSLQSVSFRLLFVVTGPLVGRLADQGGVGQSFYLLFYGFLATLPLLAFLFLRHAPREVS
- a CDS encoding nuclease-related domain-containing protein; protein product: MIIKTSDNREADIQELQRLLTCEISAKQRFFIEREIKSIASGLRGEESSTYYIDFRYRDNPNWAIIHDLRLELNGFVAQIDHLLINRCLDVYVLESKNYYYGIKITTEGEFLTWNGRSFVGIESPIEQNKRHISLLEKVVAQNGLLPTRLGLAMPAAFHNYVLVAPTSRIDRPAAAQFDSSPVIKADALVEAIGKRVDAMGVINTFASAAKIVSSETLQSFASSLAHLHRPSKMNFAKKFGVSAQNLTSAANEQTPSAETADGIKKACCETCGIEVESKVVYFCRMNNKKFGGKTLCQACQRIPIQAEEPGIIELVEAAETDEINSASCDKCGTPVDRKVAFFCRVNGKRFGGKVLCRTCQSA
- a CDS encoding HNH endonuclease, with product MNISADQLQKAMEDFDQNMRNHAEWSAWTENRSYKFAIMYNGRIYPVKQILAMATGHPKNSFSGGAEANTVVKACGLKIISLRASSWSIKSDSDAIKGLDKSAFTQGTGIPIEIRPFFLEHELQAGERYPVKLICNGGRFDAFIAMENSQTGRTRLFWHKDFINELAARFPVHYDCIQENELVDGLPTAQMRLTRLEGFNSYIVTFQEVEPTNIEWSEEELEAAVRGYLLMREQEVAGSTYNKAEINRTLREGKLSKRSKASIEYRMQNISSVLRDIDEPIISGYLPAQNVGAKTKTKIQSILDRLEGCKKEDYELTNDQEVLDTRVKRLLKRKMNAVPPGQQSPTQSTITTLSYFRDPSVKTWVLQASRGHCEACTKPAPFANKDGLPYLEVHHVITLAEGGPDTVNNAVALCPNCHRRCHLSNDGEAYTAHLYTSVQRLQKNQ
- a CDS encoding LysR family transcriptional regulator, whose translation is MDIEYLRTIIAVLREKSFSKAAVSLNVTQSAVSHRVRFLEDSFGCRLIDRSGAELIPTDMGLRFLKKAERIVQLEEDLIQDVAHPGADLKLSIGSTVAFAVSHMSKIMNTFLLSNSDGANFKILVQHPKALLDGLKGGLFDITVIEHNGNLDFRGLKTFELPDDEMIFIINAKPDLARYNSPLSWLLDNRIITRVEGCSCRDMLSENLRKCSLQLNDFRGVIVCDDLKFMIESVLAGQGVAFVSKALVKAHLEKGLLHEYCIEGFNHLRKMTVAIKQEKINDEKIRSLLGTIVDMVNVTALLPLLWLPLLQEYEHLAPFAV
- a CDS encoding acetate uptake transporter gives rise to the protein MSNVKLGNPAVVGLAGFGMTTFVLQCHNLGWCGIAPVLWLGLCFGGTAQMIAGLMEFKTGNNFGFCAFTGYGAFWISLCLMIIFGKNADLVKAYPTLAFNANDLGFYLVAWTVFTFILFIASMKHHATLAFIFLTLLLGFIGLDVKEFTGSALAGTFAAYDLLVCAFSALYLMTVAVYAESGINLPVGEPWLKESSAAEGVLAAEKVKA
- a CDS encoding HNH endonuclease; translation: MPADYIKQFTTLNRAPGPVWNESTKRRAPHKPLLLLAVMDLIQRGVITAPFIDASGDLVELNELFCLYWRRIIPLGQTSSIAFPFSRLDREPFWHLIPKPGKQLTPAVINNTSTVTYLRKHILGATLDDELFLLMKSETGAEALREVLFQSCFSDMAQLLLREQSVINREASEYSRILEEQSHLPLVKALVEAQNYRPAARAQAFRRMVVKAYDHRCALCGVRIITPEQHTAVDAAHIVPWSKTQNDDIRNGMALCKLCHWAFDEGMMSVSKDYNVLTSRQIIADPNVPGFLLTLNGRAIIPPQDHDLWPAQEYLSEHRKDWRL